gaaatattaagtgcatgagattcagaagaTGGAATGCTCAATTACCTTTTGTGGGGAACTTCTCTATCATTTATAGCAAGAGAAAaggttgtgttaaaccaaggttcagaaggtttaggttgagtaAAAGAATTAGGAATGTAAGCCTCCATGTCAggcactatcacctctgttatgctttcagcacaaagagatgggtctttgACATGGAaatagtaatcattccaaggaaaatcaacataatatCTCCtgaggtcccccaactggcagaggtaaaacgccagaggcacctccgttttggggaatcctgaggagggattggagaaacaggacaagatacagaaatgagaatgTGACTGGAGaaacccaacggagaagatagggtaacagcataagcaaaaggattagagataagaaaaaaatcaagaatgttgggcgcaTATcgaagacggtcaggaatacgagtaggattTTGCACCATTATCTCTAactcatggaggatagcaaatttGAAGACTacttcaccagggtggtcagtgaagggagaggaaagccaaagctggtggtgaacattgaaaactccaaggatggagatctccacgaaagggtagagggacagaatatgTTCCACATTGGAAGTTAAAAAGTCAAAGAAtatactatagtcagaggagttaggaaagagatagacagcacagataaatttagttagaaagTGACTGTAGAGTCTAAGCcaggtggtggaaaactcggaagattcaagagcgtgggcacgagagcaagttaagtcgttgcacatagacgcaacatcaagatttggagcgaaaatgaggatagagaaagtaggagggaacagaaaagaggccactgtcagttgcctcagacagctgtgtttcgatgaggaaaagaagatgaggtttagtatagGAGAGgcggtgttccacagattgaaaattacatCCAAAaccgcaaatgttgcagaagttaatgtagaaaaagtcgaggaaggtgtcaagacattatGAGTCGCcaccgagagagcagtccgacctggggacatttctgatCCCCTCCCCAcaaggggactctgaggctggatatggagtcgccattttgaaattttgagttttaagtgaagggtgtgtgtgtgtggtaagtgcatgtggttttgtgtgaagaaggagagttgttttAGAGGGCAGGTTGTGACTGCCCCCTAGAGTTGTGaggcacaaagggaaacgttcaacgagatcacaactaactTTAAGGGAATGTTCACaacacctcctgaactagtgctattagacctcgatgggagtaaattatcgctttcgtaggtgtctactacctcctcctaatTACTGGTGGTAGAGTAATTATCAGTTAAGGTTCCATTTCATTTCAGAGGTTCAAGTTCCGACCTGATGAGATGGTTAGGAGATTGTAAAACAagtagaaggaataaagaaacgaaAGCCACAGgttgtctttctctccattctgccactacattttattattattattagtagtagtagaagtagtagtagtagtattagtattattaacaATACTTTTTACTTTGCGTATTTAACACCGCCACTAACTCCAGGAAGACGCATTAAAACTGAATAACATCTTCTACAAACTTGGCCGACATGACACCAACCTGGAAGATGTTGACTCCAACCTCCATCGGTTGGGTGACTCATCTCGACGAACTGAAGCCAAACTCAACAAGCACGCCTATAATGTGAGTTCTCTTAATTTTACGTTtgattgtttccttccttcatttgctactcctctatatatatatatatatatatatatatatatatatatatatatatatatatatatatatatatatatatatatatatatatatatatatatatatatatatatatatatatatatatatatatatatatatatatatatatatatatatatatatatatatatatatatatatatatatatatatatatatatatatatatatagcgcaATAAATCTTCCTATAATGAGAGTAATCATTCAGTTTTCGCCTAGAGTCTATTCTTCCTCCGTCTGTTATtataaaaaattctctctctctctctctctctctctctctctctctctctctctctctctctctctctctctctctctctctctctctctctctctctctctctctctctctctctctctctctctctctctctctctctctctctctctctctctctctctctctctctctctctctctctctctctctctctctctctctctctctctctctctctctctctctctctctctctctctctctctctctctctctctctctctctctctctctctctctctctctctctctctctctctctctctctctctctctctctctctctctctctctctctctctctctctctctctctctctctctctctctctctctctctctctctctctctctctctctctctctctctctctctctctctctctctctctctctctctctctctctctctctctctctctctctctctctctctctctctctctctctctctctctctctctctctctctctctctctctctctctctctctctctctctctctctctctctctctctctctctctctctctctctctctctctctctctctctctctctctctctctctctctctctctctctctctctctctctctctctctctctctctctctctctctctctctctctctctctctctctctctctctctctctctctctctctctctctctctctctctctctctctctctctctctctctctctctctctctctctctctctctctctctctctctctctctctctctctctctctctctctctctctctctctctctctctctctctctctctctctctctctctctctctctctctctctcgtttatagTTTTCGTGCTCATAACTTCCCTCTCATACAGGTAaaagtaacgtgtgtgtgtgtatgtaattcacctcggtcgcctactggtcacccagccagtcttccccattacggagcgagctcagagctcatagactgatcttcgggtaggactgagactacatcaacacactccacacaccgggaaaacgaggccacaactcctcgagttacatcccttacctatttactgctaggtgaacaggggccacacactaacaggcttgcccatttattTGCCTCCCggcccgggattcgaacccggccctctcgattgtgagtcgagcgtgctaaccactacactacgtgtgtgtaattcactgtttgatctgctgcagtctctgacgagacagccagacgttaccctacggaacgagctcagagctcattatttccgatctttggataggcctgagaccaggcacacaccacacaccgggacaacaaggtcacaactcctcgatttacatcccgtacctactcactgctaggtgaacaggggctacacgtgaaaggagacacccaaatatctccacccagccggggaatcgaaccccggtcatctggcttgtgaagccagcgctctaaccactgagctaccgggccgtgtgtgtgtgtgtgtgtgtgcgcgcgcgcatgtatttacctagttgtagttttacagggcctgggctttatgctcgtgtggccccgtctccatatctacacttatccaatcttactttaaaagtatgcatacTCGTTGCAGatactatttcttcatttaaactgttccacgtctcaacacatctttgcgggaaactatattttttaacatctctcagacatcttccctttctcagctttttactatgcgattttgtgcttcgaatgccatattcttctcttaggatcagtttctcattatccacttggtccattccgttgatcaatttataaacttgtatcagatctcctctcttccttctttgttctctcctcatatgtcatcccttcaaattctggaaccattcttgtagccattttttgtagtctctccaaattccttatgtgtttcgttttatgaggggtccacactactcctgtatattccaatctgggtgtTATTATAtaacttatcaatttctttatcatttctttgtccatgtagtgaaatgctaatccaatattctttggcaaattatatgtctctctgaaaattctatcaatatggcttatgTGTGCATgtgcctgtgtatgtgtgtgcgtgtgtgtgtgcgtatgtgcatCACTAttacatttctatatttttctctgcAACATTTTACTCATTCATGTTCTCTCACTTATCACCTTAAACATACATCCTCTCTATAGTATCTTCTTTACACGTTTCCTTCTTTAGGTTGATTTCCTTCGCCGTCGAGTAGAGGATCTTCATGGGCAGTGGCAAGGTGTAGCAGGCGTACAGATGGAAATGGCAGCAGTGCGTTCCATCACTGATCGTTTGGATGACCGACTGACGGATGCCATCGCCCGTTTGGGGTTGGTTGAAAACACTACTAAAACCCTGGAGAAAAGATCAACACCAGGTCACCTTGATGTTTTCCAAGCAGCTGAGAGGCCTCCTACCCTCACTGTGTACCCTTACCCTACCCGAGGTAAGTCTAAAGGTTCTAGGATAACGGAAACTTTGATGTAAGGGTCAGTCCAGGGCACCTGAACTCATGTTTAAGGTAGTATGaataatatcaaaatatcttgatttatctttttttttcgcgggagaaggagagggggataAAGCTTCAGTCAAGggcaataaaatggaaaaaaaaaaaatctaaaaccgAAGGATAATCCCAAACTTGAGaagtatcttgaaacctcccttaaaCTATTCAAGTCATATGCCGATGGAAATACAAACGCAGGAAGAAAGCCACACAATTTACCAGTTAAGGGAATGAAAAAGTTCATAATGTAAGATAACGTAAGATAGGAAGTACTGTTATAGGTGAATGTTGTAAATTTGTCTTAGGCCCAGCTGTAACCTCCATGAAAATTATGCATCACCAAATGAACTCGATgttgtgaagtaaaaaaaaaaaaagaaacatttactAAATTAAGTGTCTTGCAACACAAAGTAAACAGCCAAAACTAATTTATTTAAGacaattctcttccttcatacaaCATGCGCACCTAACAAACGCACACTTTTCACTCAGAATTCTAAATTTATACCATGGCGACTTCTACACTAGTCTCTAGTGTAGCATCTGGTAAGGATTCCAGAAGTGTCCCCGGTTTTGACTACTATTCTGGTATTGACACGAATTTCCTTATACCTCCTCAAATTAACTTAAACATCTGCGGCTATAGATATAACCTTCAGTCAGTGAACTTTATCTTTTTAAATCGAAACACTGGTATCTAAAGCCGCATACACACTTGTTGCACATCCACGTATCGTATCATGGTTGCGTATCACCTAGTGATACGATACGTTCCAACAAGATTATTGTATCCACTTGTGTCCACATTGTTCCATGGTGCAACAGTATAATTCACTTTCTTCTTGCAAACATTTACTGATGTTCACATTTTCTTAGCAATTTCCTCCCGCATCTTGTTTTCgatgtgtgatatatatatatatatatatatatatatatatatatatatatatatatatatatatatatatatatattattaaaaATGTTTGTTATTCTCAGATTCATGTCGGCTGGATTTTGAGCGTGTTGGGAGTGACTGTTATTGGTTTGGTGGTGAGGAATTGACCTTCACAGAGGCCACAGCTGCCTGCTTTGGCCATGGAGGTAGCCTGTTAACGCTGCCTTCTCCTGGCACCCAGCTGACTTTGCTCCTTAACCGCCTCAAAAAAGGTAAAGAGTGGGGCAATTTCTCCTTTATATCTATTAAATTTTTCCCTATTAAGAAGACTAATCATTGTATATTATCAAGGTCAACTTtggaataaatacataaaataataagcAAGCAGCAACAGATGAAACAGGCTGTCTACTTCTTTTTCACTTAATTTTGGGACCTGGGAGTGGTGGAACACCATAGTATCATTAACATGATAAACCTCGTTCTTCAGCTGAGTAGTGAAGATTTGGTTGTGATATTTAAGTGATAGGCTGTTCATAACAAAATGTACATTTTATGATGAGAATGCAGCTCAAAAAGGTATTATGGTATACGGACAAAATTCAAGGACCAAAGCACAATTTGGCCTCActtaaaaagatatatatatatatatatatatatatatatatatatatatatatatatatatatatatatatatataaagagagagagagagagagagagagagagagagagagagagagagagagagagatactgaataATCTTATGGGACAGACGCAACAGGAGTGGTAGAACACCttggagaaaagataagaagaaacaataaaatgTCGTAGAAGTGTAGCTGCTAAGCTCACCTCCTTTTTCGGATGTTAACCAAAAACTTTGCTTTGCTAATGATACGCGCTATATTCACCTTCCTCTATATTTTGCAATAATGCCAGCCTCCTCGGCCTATGACTGCACCAGGAGCAGTGACAGTGGAGATATAACATTTCACCGGTAAGGTGATGAGATTTCCATGGCTATCATCACATGAAATGCTAGGAAACTCGGTTAGATAATGAGTGCGTCAAAAAGTCGTGAGATTACATGACGAGTTATATAATTCAAGAATTTCATTATCAGTTCTTCTGTGAAATCCACATGCAATCAAGTTAAATCAAGGTATTACAGACTTTTATATTATTCATATATACTTCTATATTCccttagagatttcggtgaaacttttgccattgcgttagacatatcaaaacctTTTGGTAGAGTCTGGTACAAagttttgatttcaaaactgccctcctactgtttctatccttctctatgcaactttatctgaagtttcttttccaaccgttctattgctgctgtggtaaacggccactgttcttctcctaaatctattaatagtggagttcctcagggttctgtcctgtcacccactctctttctattattccttaatgaccttcttaaccaaatttcttgccctatctactcctacgctgatgataccaccttacatctttccacgtcctttcagagacaaccaacccttcaggaagtcaacagatcacgcagggacgccacagaacgcctgacttccgatctttctaagatttccgattggggcagagaaaatctagtagtttacaatgcctcaaaaattcaattcctccatcaatCAACtctacacaaccttccagacaactatccccttttcttcagtgacattcaattgtcttcctcttctactctgaatatcctcggtctgtcctttactcacaaTCTAAACTGCTTGccgaaacagcttctatgaagttaggcgttctgaggcgtctcctccagtttctctcactcctccaatTGCTTACTCTAAACAAGGGCCTTATCCTCCATCTATGGAGTActcaccacataccgctttgaagctatgccatttgtcgagtggtttaaagttacctacatgttaccatgatacccaggttctaggtggttacaccaaagatgcgcttgggtagtgatatgggccctaatattgggaccactataaataaaattgcctgcgccactaatgggcggaagctgaacagcacttctcacatatactcttcaagtaggcctacaggcgctataggccataacatgatacaaaaaaaaaaaaaacgcatgtATCACGGGTCCCACTCACActattttattagatagggtggtaTCAATAGATTTTCGTCTTatcttcatcccttttctgACTGTTTTCACCCGCTTTCCCACCGCctgaatgttgcatttcttactatcttctaccgctattttcatattaactgctcttctgatcttgctaactgcatgccttcccttctcctgcggcctcgctgcacagtgtttttttcttcccgaTCCTCACCAACTctcaaatgcaagagttaataagtaagtactctcaatcattcatacctttctctggtaaactctggaccTCCCTGTCTGtacctgtatttccaacttcttatgACAGCTTAACTTAAGAGGGATCGAGTATTCAAGACATTATcaatccctgtcttttggctaactctttcggcaCTGTAAtgggactggcgactgagtgggcctttgtttttatttttgttgtagttACCATTGGCCAgtgtttccttcttacataaaaaaaaaagatcgttgCCCAACAACAACGAGTGCGGTACGATAACCTCACCCGCTTTCCTGTAGTTATGAAGTGCATTGTAATGGCCAAACGTAGGTTTACTTCCAGTGCCTTTCTCTATTTGGTGTCCAATCTACTTACTCAAGGTGTAATTCGCAGCAATATTTAGTTAAACATGGCTTGGTCGACCAGCAGGTAATATCAGTAGGAATCAAGGTCATATTCTTGGAGGTGTGGCAGAAGTTGGTTCCCTCTGCGCAATCCACGACCTAACAAACCACTTCTAGGccttcctccttcgcttcttcttttgttgttggtcAACGTCGAGCAAGTGGGTTAAATAAAGTTGATCTTTAGGTTGTTGATCAGCAGACTATTCAAGTTTACCCGTGTGGTGTTCATTGGTGTCCTGCTAGAGAGGAGTGGGAAGGGCCATGTTGCATGTGATGCAATGCTGTGACGTCGGTGGATGCTGCTGTGGAACTCTGACAGCCAGGTGTAGGTCCACAATTTATATACAGacatgaattagaaaaaaaaaaaataaataaaataaaataaaataaataaaaaaaaaggtcgtGCCACCTTCGTGTTTGTCATGTGACATTCGTGTAATTCAttcagttgttgttttgtggttgtgtgttGTCGTTAAACATCGCACTGTTATCGATGTGATGTACCTTCAAGTAACATTTCATCTTTATCGTGTGGGTCGTGTGGCTATCGTAGTAGTGGAATTGTGAAAAATAATTGATAGCAACACGGTATATCGTTAGCTGGTCTTCCTATGCTCGTTGTAATCTTAGTTATATTGTGTGCCTATCTCAGAGCTGTCGTGTGACTGTCTGGCGGCTGTTGTGAGCAGTAGGATTCGTCAGTTTCCGTGCAAAAAGTGCAAATCATACTCTCTCTCATCGAGCTGTGTGGGACGTGAGCTCGAAGTGGAACACATTTTAACCTATTTCATCCCTGCTGAAatctccaatgatgattttactCCTCTACTTCGTTCAGATGGCACcgttgtatttcttctttcagaTTTTCGCTGACAAATAAACGCTAGGTTATATTGTCCtaattttatcatgtttttaatgaattt
This sequence is a window from Portunus trituberculatus isolate SZX2019 chromosome 34, ASM1759143v1, whole genome shotgun sequence. Protein-coding genes within it:
- the LOC123512656 gene encoding uncharacterized protein LOC123512656, translated to MTGWWCTLLLLVVEVMGTGPPSDFVGRLNALDFTDGNYYIMARDGMTASLDDLQRGQDGLIIKLNNVIRTLKEDALKLNNIFYKLGRHDTNLEDVDSNLHRLGDSSRRTEAKLNKHAYNVDFLRRRVEDLHGQWQGVAGVQMEMAAVRSITDRLDDRLTDAIARLGLVENTTKTLEKRSTPGHLDVFQAAERPPTLTVYPYPTRDSCRLDFERVGSDCYWFGGEELTFTEATAACFGHGGSLLTLPSPGTQLTLLLNRLKKDTLYWTGGTDAFRHGYWVYLMTAQPVMPLHWAGENASNPRSVDNQPDSDIQHCAGLTSHGLTPRPCTQRHPYICHVM